The Rhodothermia bacterium genome segment TCCCGAAAGTGCGAGTAAAAAAAGCAGATATTTTATCATGAGCAATATTTGGAACTTTTGTCGAAGCGGTGAACCGGAAAACGTAACCTATTGTACAGAAGGTTTGTCTCTATTTTAAACAACCCGTTGATCCAGCATTGGTTTTACGTGCCCTCTACCCTGTATTTACCCACTAAGATAAGATGAACTATTCTTTTTTCGCCTCTTTTCGAGGCATCGTTTTGTCTTTTTTGTGCCTCTGGTCTATTGTTTTTGCACAATCCGAACAAGGAGCAGCCTTTCAGCGCTTTGCGCCTAATGAAATGCCTCGTCTCTCCATACCAAGGATACAAGGTGTGGTAAAGCTGGATGGTAACTTAGATGATTTGGCGTGGCAGGAGGCCACGATAGCAAATAATTTTTCCGAGTATTTTCCAAATGAACGGGCACAACCGCCGATCGGCATCCAAGCCATGTTGATGCACGACGGGAAAAACCTATATGTAGCGTTTAAAATTACGGACGATCCTACCAAAATTAGGGCATCGCTCCGGAATCGTGACGAGATCTGGCAGGATGATTATGCAGGTCTTGTTTTGGATACCTACGGAAACCAGCAATGGGGGTACTTTCTCGGGGCAAATCCGCTGGGGGTTCAGGGAGACGAACGCCTTTTGGTGAATAGTAGCTCCGAGTCTGCTTTTAATGTGGAGTATCAAACAGCGGGAAAGATTACGGAAGATGGCTACCAAATTGAGATGCGGATCCCCTTTACGAGTTTGCGTTTTCCGGCGTCGGAGAACTTGGTTTTTCGAGGGAATTTTTGGGTGAACCATCCGCGTGCAAGCCAAAATTCCTACTCTTGGGTAGGTCTTACACGGAATAATAGTTGTATGATGTGTCAGTATGGCTACTTTGAGGGGTTAAAAGGTGTAAAGAATACCACGCAACGTATGGAAGTACTGCCGGCCTTGATTGGTTCTAACGGAGCCGTGAGGGAAGAATTTTCAAACCCAAAAAGCCCATTAGCGCAGGAAAAACTGGGGCTTAAGTCCTTTGATCCATCTCTCAACCTGAAGTATAACCTTACGTCTTCGGCAACTGTAGAGTTAACGGTTAACCCTGATTTTAGCCAAATTGAGTCCGACCAAGCCCAAATTGACGTGAATGCGAATTCGGCTTTGTTTTTCCCTGAGCGTAGGCCATTTTTTCAGGAAGGCGCAGATTTATACGCGACGTTTACCCGTCAGGTGTATTCGCGAAGCATCAATAAGCCCTTGTTGGCGACAAAGTTCACGGGACGGTTTGGCCAAACCAGTTTGGGCTATATCGGTGCTCTGGACGAAGCAAGCCCCATGATTTTGCCCTTTGAAGATGGGAGTTCTACGCTCGCTGATGTTGGGCGGAGTGTATCAAATATTTTACGGGTACGTCAAACGCTTAAAAGGGGTTCACATATTGGAACTTTACTTACAGATCGGCGCTTGTTGGATGGTGGGTCTGGTTCTACCATTGGTGTGGATGCGTTGGTTCGCTTAAATGCGACAGATCAAATTGAGGTACAATGGATTGGCAGCAACACAACAGAACCGGAAAACACATCCCTTTATAATAGCACAACCACTTTTGCAGACGGAAAGCATAGTGCTAAGTTTGATGGAGAGCGGTTCCAAGGTTCTCTCTTGTACCTCAGCCATGAGCGTTCGAGCAGGACATGGTTTTGGGATGCCGACTTCTGGGCGACCAGTCCAACCTTTCGTGCAGACAATGGCTACGTACAAAGCAATGACCGGAAGCGCATTGGTATTCGGGCAGGGCGGAATGTTTTTCCGAAAGACAAGTGGGTGGTGCAATACGCCCCTTACCTTATGACGGGCTACGATTGGAATTATGGAAAACAACGGAAAGACGAATACCTTTTTATTGGGGTAAATGCCCAACTCAAAGGCCAAACGAATTTGTCTTTGGGGACATTAGCCCATAGTAAAGAATACTACCGCCAAGTTGAGTTCGAGTCTATGCAGCGTTTGTCTTTGGAGATCAGTTCAAACTTCAGCCAGAGAATGAGCGCAGGATTTTCTGTTCAGCATGGCGAAATGATTGCGCGGCGTCAGGTACGAATGGGCAAAGGAACCAATTTGGGGCTTGAATTTGCGTTTAAACCCACAGGTCGTCTTACGATTGAGCCGGAAGTGAATTACAGCCAGTTGGCAGACAAACAAACGGGCGATTCGTTTTTTGAAGGCTATATCTTCCGTACACGGGCCACATACCAGTTTTCAAAAGCATTTTCAACCAGATTAATTTGGGAATACGATGATTTTAGTGCCCTTATGCGTTATGAGCCTTTGCTGACGTACCAAATTAGCCCATTTTCAGTGTTCTATTTGGGAGCCAGTTTAGCCAATAAAAAGGCGGAGACGGTTCAATTTCCAGAAGTTGGCTATTATGCGGTTGCACAAAGTGTCTTCTTTAAATTTCAATATCTCTTTAAAATATAAAGGTTTATATCTTGGTTTTGATCAATTTTATTTTGTGTAAAAAAATGAGACTTTGCCCTTTGGGAAGGGATTTTTACGACGATACCCCCCAACGAGTCAACGTGTATTTGCAGGTGTCTATTGGAAATTGAACCGCACGACCGTTCGTCGGTACGGTTTCAAGGATGGAATACATCGAAAGTTATGTGTACAAGGTTTGCAGCCCATCATGACGATGGTTTGATGAGCCTATAACGGATGTTGATCAGAAGAATACGGAAAGTCCAAACTGCATATTTCGTGGGTTTCCGGGCGTAAAATGCAATTCGGAGACGGGTTCTGTTTCGTTTTTTAGGCGGGAGGTGGTATCAAATTGGGCTTCATTCCAATCGGTATCCAAAAGATTTTCGAGGGTAACGGAAAGTGCCGCACGTCCGAAGCGGTATGAGATGCCCGCATTGAAGAGGGTATGTCCCAAGGCACGTACCGAATTGTCCTCGTTAGCAGGTCGTGATCCGATGTGTCTTGCTGCTACATTACCAGAAAAACCATTTGGATGTCGCCATGTGAGGCTTCCTTGTGTGGTCAGTCTTGGTGCAAGTGGGATATTGTTTTCTCCGGCAGGAGCGCCTACAATTTTGCCGTTGGACACGTTAAAATCAGCGGTGGCAAAAAGCGTTGAGAAGAGTTGCGATTGTACTTCTATGTCCAAGCCATAACGGCGGGTTGGATCAGAGAGTTCGGTAAAGCCGCCATCTCCCACATAGACAAACTCCCGCTCCAAGTCTAAGCGCCATAGGGCAACGGCCACCGTTGTTTTGTTGTTTTGGGAAAACCAGCGTGTGCCCAACTCTGCTCCCAAAGCACGCGGCAGGGTTTGGATTTCCGCTTGTTCTGGCGCAATAAAACGCTCTCTGAAAGCTTCTGCAATTTGTTCTTGTGTTTTGCCTTCTTTTTGCAAAGTGGTTGCAAGGTCATGTGCATATTGCCCCAGAATGGCATTACGGGCATCATTTGAGTGAAACCCACTGCCGATGTTTAGAAATACAGCCCAATTTTGCGATGGCCGATAGGCCAAGTTCAGCTTAGGACTCAGGATGCTTTGTCGGGTTTTCCCGTCTGCTCGCGGCAAATCGGATGTGGCATGGTTTTTTACGTTAAACCGGAAAACATCGCTGCGTAGTCCCACTTGCAGTTCGAGTACTGGAGAAAGCGGCAGAATGTGTTCCATCCAAAAGGCGTTATTGGTTTCTCGAAGGTCTGCATTCACCCATTCTTGTGCCCGAATCCGTTCAGGGCTTTTCATTAACCCGACATTTGCGCGGTCGTGACGCACTTGTACCCCCGCGGTGGTACGTCGTCCCAGATGGAGTTTTCCATTCAGGCCACCCAAAAAGCGTTCGTCAAACTGCTCGATCATGTCCCCATTGATTACGTCATTCAAGAAGAACGTAAAATTGGAAAACAGGCCAAATTGATAGCGGCTCGCCCAGACATTTACCGAATACGGGAAAATGGAACCCGTATCATCTAGGTACAAGGCCACATTTTGTCGACTGGTTTCTCCTCCTTCACCCGCATCAATCGCGCCCCACCGCGTAATTAGTCCCGATTCCAATGCACGTTGTGGGATTTGGCCGGAAGCATTCCATTTTGCGCCAAAGGAACTTGCGGACAACGTTATGGATTTGCTGAGTGTGCGTTGTTTACGATACTTCGCAAAGACATTATACCGGTCAAAGTTCTGTTTTTTGATAAAAGGGCCATCGGAATGGTGGAATTGTCCGGCGAAATACAGGTTTTGTCCGCTTTGGGACAGAGGCTGTACTAATAGTGTTCCCCGAAGTGTGCCGAGTTGCCCGCCTTCAAACGTAGCAACCTGTTCTTCCAATGTGTCTTTGGTACGGAAAATAACTGCGCCGGCAGTGGCTAAATTGCCTTGTGAGGCAAAATAGGGGCCTTTGGAGACGGACATTTTCTCGATGGTTTCTGCAATCACGAAGTGGAGATCGGCGTATCCTTGCCCGTGGCCATGCGAAACCATGTTTACAGGCAGGCCATCCACCGAAATCGCAACATCGGTTCCATGATCAGCATCAAAATTTCGGATATAAATCTGTTCAGCTTTTCCGCCGCCTGCATGTTGGGCTATGATAAGTCCGGGAACCCGCTGAAGGAGGTCTTGGGTGGAGCGTGCGGGGCGCAAGGCCAAATCCAATTGCCGGATTTCCAGCACGGATGCCACGGAGAAGGGGCGTTCGGCCTCGATGGTTGCAGATGGAATTACCCGTACCAAAAGGTCTTCTTCTGTATTTTCCGAGACTAAAGCAATATTGATTTCCTTGGTTTCGCCTGCCAAAATCTCAATTTGGGCTTCGTAGGGCTTGTATCCCACAAAGGAGGCCACAAGTTGATACACGCCCGCTGGCACATCCATCAAAACAAATCGCCCGTTTGAGCCGGAAATGGTTCCTTTCTGGATGGGTTTAAGTTGGATGGTTGCGCCGGGCATCGGGCGCTCATTTTCCATAACCAAGCCTGTTATTTTTGCAGTTTGTGCATAAATCTTTTCATTTAAACTGAATAGTCCTATCAAAATCAAAAATAGATAGTTGAATTTCATAAATTTAACTGGTTTGAAAAAAAGATTTATAAAAGACTGGATAAATGCCATAAGGTTGCTTGAAGCAAACCGAATTTACGGCTTCTCAATACCACTAAGGGCGAATTAGCGTGAAGTTGTGGTATTTCTGTAGTAAGGGAATTGAAAAATATTTTGACACCTGCTTACATTCGGCACGGGTTTTGAAAACCAGAATGATATCCCCCCATTATCCTATTCTTTCCGCCATGAAGTTTTTTTTTCGCATTAGTTGTTTATTCCTATTGGGATATCCGCCAGTTGTATTCGCACAAGAAACCTTGTTGGAAGCGCCTAACGAGGCCGTTTATCGCCTTCAGCCACCGATTGTCTCCATCGTAAACGACGTTCGGCCAACGGTTCCAAAGCATACTCCACAGCCTGTCCGGAAGTGGGATATCCGCAAAAAAACACCAAGGGACGAAGTACGGATTTTTATTGATCCCGTCGTGGAAGTTCAACCCAATCTCGAAGCCGTCCAAAGTGTCCGGCTGATGCGGGATGAAACCAACCCTGTTCCCGATGAAAACGTAGCTGACGCCTCAAATTGGGTGGTAGGACGGCAATTAACTCTTGTGGAGACCATGACCGACCAAAAATTTCGGCGGAGTGTAACCATGCTTGGTGGAAAGGGCGGCGTACTTTGTAGTTGTGTTCTATTTGCCCGTACCTTAGTTCCAGCATTACCCTATGGCCTGCACAACTACCGCGACAAATTAGACATTATCAATAGCCAAATGCCGGAAGTGGGACATGTGGCCATCATGAAAAGCCCGTCTGGTTTAGGACATGTGGCGGTTATCAAATCGGTCAATGAAGATGGTTCCCTCACCATCGAAGAAGGAAACTTCCGGCGGTGCAAGCGGAATATCCGTACCGATATGCCCGAAAGAATGAATATTAAAGGCTATTTTGATCCAAATTCATAAGTTGAGGGCCGTAAATCTTTTTAGTTGCACGTTTTGTC includes the following:
- a CDS encoding carbohydrate binding family 9 domain-containing protein, with the translated sequence MNYSFFASFRGIVLSFLCLWSIVFAQSEQGAAFQRFAPNEMPRLSIPRIQGVVKLDGNLDDLAWQEATIANNFSEYFPNERAQPPIGIQAMLMHDGKNLYVAFKITDDPTKIRASLRNRDEIWQDDYAGLVLDTYGNQQWGYFLGANPLGVQGDERLLVNSSSESAFNVEYQTAGKITEDGYQIEMRIPFTSLRFPASENLVFRGNFWVNHPRASQNSYSWVGLTRNNSCMMCQYGYFEGLKGVKNTTQRMEVLPALIGSNGAVREEFSNPKSPLAQEKLGLKSFDPSLNLKYNLTSSATVELTVNPDFSQIESDQAQIDVNANSALFFPERRPFFQEGADLYATFTRQVYSRSINKPLLATKFTGRFGQTSLGYIGALDEASPMILPFEDGSSTLADVGRSVSNILRVRQTLKRGSHIGTLLTDRRLLDGGSGSTIGVDALVRLNATDQIEVQWIGSNTTEPENTSLYNSTTTFADGKHSAKFDGERFQGSLLYLSHERSSRTWFWDADFWATSPTFRADNGYVQSNDRKRIGIRAGRNVFPKDKWVVQYAPYLMTGYDWNYGKQRKDEYLFIGVNAQLKGQTNLSLGTLAHSKEYYRQVEFESMQRLSLEISSNFSQRMSAGFSVQHGEMIARRQVRMGKGTNLGLEFAFKPTGRLTIEPEVNYSQLADKQTGDSFFEGYIFRTRATYQFSKAFSTRLIWEYDDFSALMRYEPLLTYQISPFSVFYLGASLANKKAETVQFPEVGYYAVAQSVFFKFQYLFKI
- a CDS encoding TonB-dependent receptor yields the protein MKFNYLFLILIGLFSLNEKIYAQTAKITGLVMENERPMPGATIQLKPIQKGTISGSNGRFVLMDVPAGVYQLVASFVGYKPYEAQIEILAGETKEINIALVSENTEEDLLVRVIPSATIEAERPFSVASVLEIRQLDLALRPARSTQDLLQRVPGLIIAQHAGGGKAEQIYIRNFDADHGTDVAISVDGLPVNMVSHGHGQGYADLHFVIAETIEKMSVSKGPYFASQGNLATAGAVIFRTKDTLEEQVATFEGGQLGTLRGTLLVQPLSQSGQNLYFAGQFHHSDGPFIKKQNFDRYNVFAKYRKQRTLSKSITLSASSFGAKWNASGQIPQRALESGLITRWGAIDAGEGGETSRQNVALYLDDTGSIFPYSVNVWASRYQFGLFSNFTFFLNDVINGDMIEQFDERFLGGLNGKLHLGRRTTAGVQVRHDRANVGLMKSPERIRAQEWVNADLRETNNAFWMEHILPLSPVLELQVGLRSDVFRFNVKNHATSDLPRADGKTRQSILSPKLNLAYRPSQNWAVFLNIGSGFHSNDARNAILGQYAHDLATTLQKEGKTQEQIAEAFRERFIAPEQAEIQTLPRALGAELGTRWFSQNNKTTVAVALWRLDLEREFVYVGDGGFTELSDPTRRYGLDIEVQSQLFSTLFATADFNVSNGKIVGAPAGENNIPLAPRLTTQGSLTWRHPNGFSGNVAARHIGSRPANEDNSVRALGHTLFNAGISYRFGRAALSVTLENLLDTDWNEAQFDTTSRLKNETEPVSELHFTPGNPRNMQFGLSVFF
- a CDS encoding CHAP domain-containing protein — protein: MKFFFRISCLFLLGYPPVVFAQETLLEAPNEAVYRLQPPIVSIVNDVRPTVPKHTPQPVRKWDIRKKTPRDEVRIFIDPVVEVQPNLEAVQSVRLMRDETNPVPDENVADASNWVVGRQLTLVETMTDQKFRRSVTMLGGKGGVLCSCVLFARTLVPALPYGLHNYRDKLDIINSQMPEVGHVAIMKSPSGLGHVAVIKSVNEDGSLTIEEGNFRRCKRNIRTDMPERMNIKGYFDPNS